A genomic segment from Vanacampus margaritifer isolate UIUO_Vmar chromosome 3, RoL_Vmar_1.0, whole genome shotgun sequence encodes:
- the ccdc117 gene encoding coiled-coil domain-containing protein 117 isoform X1, whose product MQHLAATSSQLAFLPSMYTFSGPTSLPEFDLGTPSTSEHLESGRLLNSSWETRCLRKHRRRVEDEGCLAKRRRLTAETESDISHIPGSPDWPPSNNCPPLSSQQASHAPSQPPDNVTPLLSSSSPSRHEPENSCMEIEAAQRRLREIENRITLEDDDEDLDVEPAQRRPVLVISDSLKEGLQRGISDILPHTVAQSVSHSCMELVLWRPPEDPFCRRLKGSVQKQRKQQTVLRQPPTPCPSPNPHSAPADDTHGPLHNFPVAESCGEEDMEM is encoded by the exons ATGCAACACTTGGCGGCCACAAGCAGCCAGCTGGCTTTTCTACCAAGCATGTACACATTCTCGGGGCCCACCAGCCTGCCTGAATTCGATCTCGGAACTCCAAGTACATCTGAACATCTAGAGAGTGGAAGACTGCTAAACAG CAGTTGGGAGACGAGATGCCTCAGGAAGCACAGGAGGAGAGTTGAAGATGA AGGATGCCTTGCCAAAAGAAGAAGATTAACAGCGGAAACTGAGTCGGACATTTCACACATCCCCGGAAGTCCCGACTGGCCTCCTTCAAACAACTGCCCTCCTTTGAGTAGCCAACAAGCGAGCCATGCTCCATCACAGCCACCTGACAATGTGACTCCACTGCTGTCTTCTTCTTCCCCATCCCGACATGAGCCGGAGAACTCCTGCATGGAGATTGAGGCAGCTCAGAGGAGACTTCGGGAGATTGAAAACAG AATAACGCTGGAGGACGATGACGAGGATCTCGATGTGGAGCCAGCCCAACGAAGGCCGGTGCTGGTCATCTCGGACAGTTTGAAGGAAGGCCTGCAGCGAGGCATCAGCGACATTCTGCCACACACAGTAGCCCAATCGGT GAGCCATTCGTGCATGGAGCTGGTGTTGTGGCGGCCCCCAGAAGACCCCTTCTGTCGCAGATTAAAAGGCTCCGTACAGAAACAGAGGAAACAACAGACAGTTTTGCGACAGCCCCCCACTCCGTGCCCTTCGCCCAACCCGCACAGCGCACCTGCCGACGACACGCACGGCCCTCTCCATAACTTTCCAGTCGCAGAAAGCTGTGGAGAGGAGGACATGGAAATGTAA
- the spaw gene encoding southpaw isoform X2: MSSISTSDRVHLAELRIRLPGRSAHKRTVVDLYHSRNCEHDEGPPCQDERLLLGSVSAAASKSSWKVFNVSALLRYWLYQADRLSSQEGSAEPEPDLGSGSGDFGEIPIKALIKNPGRQSRPITARAMMVIFLKHDLPQEGHSAYSLIHTVENSKYVTMERGSGESQSRRRKRNRMERVMAAAGPGFGPTAAPDGAQRPLCRKVDMWVDFDHIGWDEWIVHPKRFNAYRCEGECPTPLDESFKPTNHAYMQSLLKYHHPERVSCPSCVPTRLGPLSMLYYENDDLTLRHHEDMIVEECGCH; encoded by the exons ATGTCGTCCATTTCGACCAGCGACAGAGTCCACTTAGCAGAGCTCCGCATCCGACTGCCGGGCCGATCGGCACACAAGCGAACCGTCGTGGATTTGTATCACTCCAGAAACTGTGAGCATGACGAGGGTCCGCCGTGTCAGGATGAGCGCCTCCTCCTGGGCAGCGTCAGCGCAGCCGCCAGCAAGTCTTCATGGAAGGTTTTTAACGTCAGCGCTCTTTTGAGGTACTGGCTCTACCAAGCGGACAGATTGTCGAGCCAGGAGGGCTCGGCAGAACCCGAACCCGACCTCGGGAGCGGTTCTGGGGATTTTGGGGAGATACCAATCAAGGCTCTCATCAAGAATCCAGGAAGGCAAAGTCGTCCGATCACTGCTCGGGCAATGATGGTGATCTTCTTGAAACATGACCTCCCTCAGGAGGGTCACTCGGCCTACAGCCTCATACACACTGTGGAGAACTCCAAGTACGTCACCATGGAGCGAGGCAGCGGCGAAAGTCAAAGCCGGCGCCGCAAAAGGAACAGGATGGAGAGGGTGATGGCGGCGGCCGGCCCTGGGTTCGGGCCCACCGCGGCGCCCGACGGCGCGCAGCGGCCACTTTGTCGCAAAGTGGACATGTGGGTGGACTTCGACCACATCGGCTGGGACGAGTGGATCGTGCACCCCAAACGCTTCAACGCTTATCGCTGCGAGGGCGAGTGTCCCACACCGCTGGACGAATCCTTCAAGCCCACCAACCACGCGTACATGCAA agTCTTTTGAAGTACCACCACCCTGAGAGGGTGAGCTGCCCGTCCTGTGTACCGACGCGCCTCGGACCCTTGTCCATGTTGTACTATGAGAACGACGACCTGACCCTGCGCCATCACGAGGACATGATCGTCGAAGAGTGCGGCTGTCACTGA
- the ccdc117 gene encoding coiled-coil domain-containing protein 117 isoform X4, which produces MYTFSGPTSLPEFDLGTPSTSEHLESGRLLNSWETRCLRKHRRRVEDEGCLAKRRRLTAETESDISHIPGSPDWPPSNNCPPLSSQQASHAPSQPPDNVTPLLSSSSPSRHEPENSCMEIEAAQRRLREIENRITLEDDDEDLDVEPAQRRPVLVISDSLKEGLQRGISDILPHTVAQSVSHSCMELVLWRPPEDPFCRRLKGSVQKQRKQQTVLRQPPTPCPSPNPHSAPADDTHGPLHNFPVAESCGEEDMEM; this is translated from the exons ATGTACACATTCTCGGGGCCCACCAGCCTGCCTGAATTCGATCTCGGAACTCCAAGTACATCTGAACATCTAGAGAGTGGAAGACTGCTAAACAG TTGGGAGACGAGATGCCTCAGGAAGCACAGGAGGAGAGTTGAAGATGA AGGATGCCTTGCCAAAAGAAGAAGATTAACAGCGGAAACTGAGTCGGACATTTCACACATCCCCGGAAGTCCCGACTGGCCTCCTTCAAACAACTGCCCTCCTTTGAGTAGCCAACAAGCGAGCCATGCTCCATCACAGCCACCTGACAATGTGACTCCACTGCTGTCTTCTTCTTCCCCATCCCGACATGAGCCGGAGAACTCCTGCATGGAGATTGAGGCAGCTCAGAGGAGACTTCGGGAGATTGAAAACAG AATAACGCTGGAGGACGATGACGAGGATCTCGATGTGGAGCCAGCCCAACGAAGGCCGGTGCTGGTCATCTCGGACAGTTTGAAGGAAGGCCTGCAGCGAGGCATCAGCGACATTCTGCCACACACAGTAGCCCAATCGGT GAGCCATTCGTGCATGGAGCTGGTGTTGTGGCGGCCCCCAGAAGACCCCTTCTGTCGCAGATTAAAAGGCTCCGTACAGAAACAGAGGAAACAACAGACAGTTTTGCGACAGCCCCCCACTCCGTGCCCTTCGCCCAACCCGCACAGCGCACCTGCCGACGACACGCACGGCCCTCTCCATAACTTTCCAGTCGCAGAAAGCTGTGGAGAGGAGGACATGGAAATGTAA
- the dguok gene encoding deoxyguanosine kinase, mitochondrial, producing MIFLHRCILLNRFYKSKPQSSVLQRLRHCETRDNCLRGITQPKQNGGTMAKRMRTSAAASTQDALKRVSIEGNIAVGKSTFARLLTAACPYWEVVTEPVSKWQNIDSGTSKEKTVSNLLEMMYKDPQRWSYTFQTYSCMSRFKTQLRPMPARPPTSQGTPAQVYERSIYSDRYIFALNMYELGCINPTEWAVYQDWHSLLVEQFGHQVALEGIIYLKAPPEKCMERLQRRGRPEETTVQLDYLRKLHEHHERWLVEKTTAIHFEWLKKIPVLELDASVEFQSDSTAQTNFITQVKDFFSAL from the exons ATGATTTTCCTGCACAGGTGCATTCTCCTAAATCGTTTTTACAAATCAAAACCGCAGTCAAGTGTTTTGCAGCGCTTGAGACATTGCGAGACCCGTGACAACTGCCTCCGAGGAATTacacaaccaaaacaaaacggaGGTACCATGGCGAAAAGAATGCGCACAAGTGCAGCAGCTTCGACTCAAGATGCACTGAAGAGAGTTTCTATTGAGGGAAATATCG CTGTTGGAAAGTCCACTTTTGCAAGACTCTTGACAGCAGCTTGTCCATACTGGGAGGTGGTTACAGAACCTGTCAGCAAATGGCAGAACATTGACAGTGGGACCTCAAAG GAGAAGACGGTGAGCAACCTGCTGGAGATGATGTACAAAGATCCTCAGCGCTGGTCCTACACCTTTCAGACGTACTCATGCATGAGCCGCTTCAAAACACAGTTGCGGCCGATGCCTGCTCGCCCGCCCACCTCACAGGGAACCCCAGCGCAGGTTTATGAGCGTTCCATCTACAGCGACAG ATACATTTTTGCCCTGAACATGTATGAGCTGGGTTGTATCAACCCGACAGAGTGGGCAGTCTACCAGGATTGGCACTCGCTGCTCGTGGAACAGTTTGGACACCAGGTGGCGCTAGAAGGCATCATCTATCTCAAAGCACCTCCGGAG AAATGTATGGAGCGCCTGCAGCGGCGAGGGAGGCCGGAGGAGACGACTGTGCAGCTGGATTATCTCCGCAAATTGCATGAGCATCATGAAAGATGGCTTGTGGAGAAAACAACTGC GAtccattttgagtggttgaaaaaGATCCCCGTGCTGGAGCTGGATGCCAGTGTGGAGTTTCAGAGTGACTCAACAGCACAGACGAATTTCATCACGCAG GTGAAGGATTTCTTCTCTGCTTTATGA
- the LOC144049565 gene encoding eukaryotic translation initiation factor 4E-binding protein 2-like, whose amino-acid sequence MSTDCQTSNATAIPSSRRVAIHDAEHMPQDYSITPGGTAFSTTPGGTRIIYDRKFLLGCRSSPLAKTPPRALPDIPGVTSPPTAGSNEKKASDGELLNNRGATASNANGDDAQFEMDI is encoded by the exons ATGTCTACCGACTGCCAGACGAGCAATGCTACGGCCATCCCGTCGAGCAGGAGGGTGGCCATCCACGATGCCGAGCACATGCCGCAAGATTACTCCATTACTCCCGGTGGCACCGCTTTCAGCACCACTCCTGGTG GTACAAGGATTATCTACGACCGAAAGTTCCTGCTGGGGTGTCGCAGCTCTCCTCTGGCCAAGACCCCCCCGCGAGCTCTTCCAGACATCCCCGGTGTGACGAGTCCTCCCACGGCAGGATCCAATGAGAAGAAGGCCAGCGATGGAGAGCTACTAAATAACAGAGGGGCAACTGCTAGCAACGCTAATG gtGATGATGCACAGTTTGAAATGGACATCTGA
- the ccdc117 gene encoding coiled-coil domain-containing protein 117 isoform X3, translating to MYTFSGPTSLPEFDLGTPSTSEHLESGRLLNSSWETRCLRKHRRRVEDEGCLAKRRRLTAETESDISHIPGSPDWPPSNNCPPLSSQQASHAPSQPPDNVTPLLSSSSPSRHEPENSCMEIEAAQRRLREIENRITLEDDDEDLDVEPAQRRPVLVISDSLKEGLQRGISDILPHTVAQSVSHSCMELVLWRPPEDPFCRRLKGSVQKQRKQQTVLRQPPTPCPSPNPHSAPADDTHGPLHNFPVAESCGEEDMEM from the exons ATGTACACATTCTCGGGGCCCACCAGCCTGCCTGAATTCGATCTCGGAACTCCAAGTACATCTGAACATCTAGAGAGTGGAAGACTGCTAAACAG CAGTTGGGAGACGAGATGCCTCAGGAAGCACAGGAGGAGAGTTGAAGATGA AGGATGCCTTGCCAAAAGAAGAAGATTAACAGCGGAAACTGAGTCGGACATTTCACACATCCCCGGAAGTCCCGACTGGCCTCCTTCAAACAACTGCCCTCCTTTGAGTAGCCAACAAGCGAGCCATGCTCCATCACAGCCACCTGACAATGTGACTCCACTGCTGTCTTCTTCTTCCCCATCCCGACATGAGCCGGAGAACTCCTGCATGGAGATTGAGGCAGCTCAGAGGAGACTTCGGGAGATTGAAAACAG AATAACGCTGGAGGACGATGACGAGGATCTCGATGTGGAGCCAGCCCAACGAAGGCCGGTGCTGGTCATCTCGGACAGTTTGAAGGAAGGCCTGCAGCGAGGCATCAGCGACATTCTGCCACACACAGTAGCCCAATCGGT GAGCCATTCGTGCATGGAGCTGGTGTTGTGGCGGCCCCCAGAAGACCCCTTCTGTCGCAGATTAAAAGGCTCCGTACAGAAACAGAGGAAACAACAGACAGTTTTGCGACAGCCCCCCACTCCGTGCCCTTCGCCCAACCCGCACAGCGCACCTGCCGACGACACGCACGGCCCTCTCCATAACTTTCCAGTCGCAGAAAGCTGTGGAGAGGAGGACATGGAAATGTAA
- the ccdc117 gene encoding coiled-coil domain-containing protein 117 isoform X2: protein MQHLAATSSQLAFLPSMYTFSGPTSLPEFDLGTPSTSEHLESGRLLNSWETRCLRKHRRRVEDEGCLAKRRRLTAETESDISHIPGSPDWPPSNNCPPLSSQQASHAPSQPPDNVTPLLSSSSPSRHEPENSCMEIEAAQRRLREIENRITLEDDDEDLDVEPAQRRPVLVISDSLKEGLQRGISDILPHTVAQSVSHSCMELVLWRPPEDPFCRRLKGSVQKQRKQQTVLRQPPTPCPSPNPHSAPADDTHGPLHNFPVAESCGEEDMEM, encoded by the exons ATGCAACACTTGGCGGCCACAAGCAGCCAGCTGGCTTTTCTACCAAGCATGTACACATTCTCGGGGCCCACCAGCCTGCCTGAATTCGATCTCGGAACTCCAAGTACATCTGAACATCTAGAGAGTGGAAGACTGCTAAACAG TTGGGAGACGAGATGCCTCAGGAAGCACAGGAGGAGAGTTGAAGATGA AGGATGCCTTGCCAAAAGAAGAAGATTAACAGCGGAAACTGAGTCGGACATTTCACACATCCCCGGAAGTCCCGACTGGCCTCCTTCAAACAACTGCCCTCCTTTGAGTAGCCAACAAGCGAGCCATGCTCCATCACAGCCACCTGACAATGTGACTCCACTGCTGTCTTCTTCTTCCCCATCCCGACATGAGCCGGAGAACTCCTGCATGGAGATTGAGGCAGCTCAGAGGAGACTTCGGGAGATTGAAAACAG AATAACGCTGGAGGACGATGACGAGGATCTCGATGTGGAGCCAGCCCAACGAAGGCCGGTGCTGGTCATCTCGGACAGTTTGAAGGAAGGCCTGCAGCGAGGCATCAGCGACATTCTGCCACACACAGTAGCCCAATCGGT GAGCCATTCGTGCATGGAGCTGGTGTTGTGGCGGCCCCCAGAAGACCCCTTCTGTCGCAGATTAAAAGGCTCCGTACAGAAACAGAGGAAACAACAGACAGTTTTGCGACAGCCCCCCACTCCGTGCCCTTCGCCCAACCCGCACAGCGCACCTGCCGACGACACGCACGGCCCTCTCCATAACTTTCCAGTCGCAGAAAGCTGTGGAGAGGAGGACATGGAAATGTAA
- the spaw gene encoding southpaw isoform X1: protein MIRGRIGIPGVVRGHQRAAVCYKGGQSAVVCTSLQPEASCGKEGKKEEDLNLWLLQMAFYMLLFCSFGLVSSTRRPEDHAGRESGVAPRNVSLHPRGSFPPYMMQLYRHFRAAGDIGDSRPAQESDSVVSLMANGCHQAGDRWAATFDMSSISTSDRVHLAELRIRLPGRSAHKRTVVDLYHSRNCEHDEGPPCQDERLLLGSVSAAASKSSWKVFNVSALLRYWLYQADRLSSQEGSAEPEPDLGSGSGDFGEIPIKALIKNPGRQSRPITARAMMVIFLKHDLPQEGHSAYSLIHTVENSKYVTMERGSGESQSRRRKRNRMERVMAAAGPGFGPTAAPDGAQRPLCRKVDMWVDFDHIGWDEWIVHPKRFNAYRCEGECPTPLDESFKPTNHAYMQSLLKYHHPERVSCPSCVPTRLGPLSMLYYENDDLTLRHHEDMIVEECGCH from the exons ATGATCAGAGGGCGCATTGGGATTCCTGGAGTGGTCAGGGGTCATCAAAGGGCAGCTGTCTGCTATAAAGGGGGCCAGTCTGCAGTTGTCTGTACATCACTTCAACCTGAGGCCAGCTgcgggaaggaaggaaagaaggaagaagaCCTAAACCTCTGGCTTCTGCAAATGGCTTTCTACATGCTTCTTTTCTGCTCTTTTGGCCTGGTCTCGTCCACGCGGAGGCCCGAGGATCACGCAGGCCGGGAGAGCGGCGTCGCCCCAAGGAACGTTTCCCTGCACCCTCGCGGCAGCTTCCCTCCATACATGATGCAGCTGTATCGCCACTTCAGGGCGGCGGGCGATATTGGTGACAGTCGGCCAGCTCAAGAGTCGGACTCCGTGGTCAGTCTCATGGCAAATG GTTGCCATCAAGCGGGCGACAGATGGGCCGCGACTTTCGACATGTCGTCCATTTCGACCAGCGACAGAGTCCACTTAGCAGAGCTCCGCATCCGACTGCCGGGCCGATCGGCACACAAGCGAACCGTCGTGGATTTGTATCACTCCAGAAACTGTGAGCATGACGAGGGTCCGCCGTGTCAGGATGAGCGCCTCCTCCTGGGCAGCGTCAGCGCAGCCGCCAGCAAGTCTTCATGGAAGGTTTTTAACGTCAGCGCTCTTTTGAGGTACTGGCTCTACCAAGCGGACAGATTGTCGAGCCAGGAGGGCTCGGCAGAACCCGAACCCGACCTCGGGAGCGGTTCTGGGGATTTTGGGGAGATACCAATCAAGGCTCTCATCAAGAATCCAGGAAGGCAAAGTCGTCCGATCACTGCTCGGGCAATGATGGTGATCTTCTTGAAACATGACCTCCCTCAGGAGGGTCACTCGGCCTACAGCCTCATACACACTGTGGAGAACTCCAAGTACGTCACCATGGAGCGAGGCAGCGGCGAAAGTCAAAGCCGGCGCCGCAAAAGGAACAGGATGGAGAGGGTGATGGCGGCGGCCGGCCCTGGGTTCGGGCCCACCGCGGCGCCCGACGGCGCGCAGCGGCCACTTTGTCGCAAAGTGGACATGTGGGTGGACTTCGACCACATCGGCTGGGACGAGTGGATCGTGCACCCCAAACGCTTCAACGCTTATCGCTGCGAGGGCGAGTGTCCCACACCGCTGGACGAATCCTTCAAGCCCACCAACCACGCGTACATGCAA agTCTTTTGAAGTACCACCACCCTGAGAGGGTGAGCTGCCCGTCCTGTGTACCGACGCGCCTCGGACCCTTGTCCATGTTGTACTATGAGAACGACGACCTGACCCTGCGCCATCACGAGGACATGATCGTCGAAGAGTGCGGCTGTCACTGA
- the tcn2 gene encoding transcobalamin-2, with product MHLVFLFGLLALASSLPCDNSGANHELLLSLNKDLLRSVEEQEGLPNPSVHLALRLSSFHNLLKEGEHLNRLTNHLHNDIQSVLSGNRPVVGRLALYTLALKSSCFDLNTVTFTVGDTSETLLMHLKKQMEQEKEYITFSQRPLTNYYQYSLGVLALCVSGIRVNNHVVNKLIKAVEHEHFTHGDSVSIDTYAMAAMALQCVKNSENSFCSAKTSSCNIHNAAELDTALTKIKQKLLTSQRADGHIGNEFSTGLAVQALLAMGSPVSECASSMEAMRKDARGNKYHNPMAISQVLPALQQKSYLTVQSKSCINEDNTLVLEPTDPVVTLPSKTNVAVLVEVVTSSGTSTAYSLDVPKGSSLLDALDLLKGKNVGFTFEKESSLWGPFLSEVNGERARQSDRRYWHLSSDGTALTEGIRDFKLKMAQKITLKNTSY from the exons ATGCATTTAGTCTTTCTTTTTGGGCTGCTGGCTTTGGCCTCCAGTTTACCTTGTG ACAATTCTGGAGCCAACCATGAGCTGCTGCTTTCACTAAATAAAGATCTTCTGCGCTCTGTTGAGGAACAGGAAGGACTTCCTAATCCCAGTGTCCACTTGGCATTACGGCTATCATCTTTCCACAATCTCTTAAAAGAGGGGGAACACTTAAATAGACTGACAAATCATTTACACAATGACATTCAAAG CGTCCTCTCCGGCAACCGGCCCGTGGTCGGCCGCTTGGCATTGTACACTCTGGCTTTGAAGTCGTCTTGCTTTGACCTCAACACGGTCACCTTCACTGTAGGCGACACGAGTGAGACGCTGCTGATGCACCTCAAGAAACAGATGGAACAAGAGAAAGAATACATTACCT TCAGCCAACGCCCTTTGACCAACTATTACCAGTACTCTTTGGGTGTGCTCGCGCTCTGCGTGAGCGGCATCAGGGTCAACAACCACGTTGTCAACAAACTCATCAAGGCAGTCGAACATGAGCACTTCACGCATGGAGACAGTGTGAGCATTG ATACATATGCCATGGCTGCAATGGCCCTCCAGTGTGTGAAGAATTCCGAGAATTCTTTTTGCAGTGCGAAGACATCCAGTTGCAATATTCACAATGCTGCCGAGCTTGACACAGCGCTGACCAAGATCAAGCAGAAGCTCTTGACATCCCAAAGGGCCGATGGTCACATTGGCAATGAGTTCAGCACTGGCCTTGCTGTACAA GCTTTACTGGCAATGGGCAGCCCGGTCTCGGAGTGTGCCTCTTCAATGGAGGCCATGAGGAAAGATGCCAGAGGCAACAAATACCACAACCCCATGGCCATATCGCAGGTCCTGCCAGCTCTGCAGCAGAAATCGTACTTGACTGTTCAAAGCAAAAGCTGCATCAATGAAGACA ACACACTGGTTCTTGAGCCCACCGACCCTGTGGTCACTTTGCCCAGTAAGACCAATGTGGCTGTGCTGGTGGAAGTGGTGACATCAAGTGGGACGTCCACTGCGTATTCACTGGATGTGCCCAAGGGAAGCTCTCTTTTGGATGCTCTGGACCTCCTCAAGGGAAAAAACGTTGGCTTCAC GTTTGAGAAGGAGTCAAGCCTGTGGGGTCCATTCTTAAGTGAGGTGAATGGCGAGCGGGCCAGACAGAGTGACCGAAGATACTGGCACCTCTCTTCTGATGGCACTGCTCTCACTGAAG GTATCCGCgatttcaaattgaaaatggctcaaaagATCACCCTCAAAAACACAAGCTATTGA